Within the Solwaraspora sp. WMMA2056 genome, the region CGAGGGCACCCGGTTCATGGTGCTCGCGCCGGTGGTGCGCGGCCGCAAGGGCGAGTACGTCGACCTCTTCGCCGACCTGCAGGCCAAGGGGTACGCCCGGGCCCGGGTCGACGGTGTGGTGCACCCGCTGACCGAGCCGCCGAAGTTGAAGAAGCAGGAGAAGCACACCATCGAGGTGGTCGTCGACCGGCTGACCGTCAAGCCGGGTGCCCGCCGCCGGCTGACCGACTCGGTGGAGTCGGCGCTGGGCCTGGCCGGCGGGATCGTGCTGCTCGACTTCGTCGACCTCGCCGAGGGCGACCCGGGCCGGGAACGCCGCTACTCGGAGCACCTGGCCTGCCCCAACGACCACCCGTTGGCGATCGAGGACCTGGAGCCACGGGTCTTCTCCTTCAACGCCCCGTACGGTGCCTGCCCGGAGTGCGTCGGGCTGGGCACCAAGAAGGAGGTCGACGCCGAGCTGGTCGTCCCGGACGAGGAGCGCACCCTGCGCGACGGCGCGATCGCGCCGTGGGCCGGCGGGCAGACCCAGGAGTACTTCGCCCGGTTGCTCGCCGCCCTCGGCGAGGCCGAGCACTTCGACCTGGACACCCCGTGGCGCAAGCTGCCCAGCAGGGTGCAGAAGACCATCCTGTACGGCTCCGAGGACCAGGTGCACGTGCGCTACCGCAACAAGTACGGACGGGAGCGCTCCTACTACACCGGCTTCGAGGGCGTGGTGCAGTGGATCGAGCGCCGGCACACCGACACCGAGTCGGAGTGGTCCCGGGACAAGTACGAGGGCTACATGCGCGACGTGCCCTGCGGTTCCTGCGGCGGGGCCCGGCTCAAGCCCGAGGTGCTGGCCGTCACCGTCGCCGGGCGCAACATCGCCGAGGTGACCGCGCTGTCGGTCGGTGACTGCGCCGACCTGCTGGCCGGGCTGACCCTGACCGACCGGCAGAAGCTGATCGCCGAGCGGGTCCTCAAGGAGATCAACGCCCGGCTGCGGTTCCTGGTCGACGTCGGCCTGGACTACCTGTCGCTGGACCGGGCCGCCGGCACCCTCTCCGGCGGCGAGGCGCAGCGGATCCGGCTCGCCACTCAGATCGGCTCCGGCCTGGTCGGAGTGCTGTACGTGCTCGACGAGCCGTCGATCGGCCTGCACCAGCGGGACAACCACCGGCTGATCGAGACCCTGGTCCGGCTGCGGGGCCTGGGCAACACGCTGATCGTCGTCGAGCACGACGAGGACACCATCCGCACCGCCGACTGGATCGTCGACATCGGGCCCGGCGCCGGTGAGCACGGCGGTCGGATCGTGCACAGCGGCCCGGTCGACGAGCTGCTGACCAGCGACGAGTCGCTGACCGGGGCGTACCTGTCCGGTCGTAGGGCCATCCCGGTGCCGGCCAGCCGGCGGCCGGTCACCGCCGGACGGGAGCTGGTGGTGCACGGCGCGCGGGAGCACAACCTGCGCAACCTGACCGTGCCGTTCCCGCTCGGCCAGCTCATCGCGGTGACCGGGGTCAGCGGCTCGGGCAAGTCGACCCTGGTCAACGACATCCTCTACACCGTGCTGGCCAACCAGATCAACAACGCCCGGCTGGTGCCGGGCCGGCACACCCGGATCAGCGGGCTCGAGCACGTGGACAAGGTCGTCGGGGTCGACCAGTCGCCGATCGGGCGCACCCCCCGGTCGAACCCGGCGACGTACACCGGGGTGTTCGACCACATCCGCCGACTGTTCGCCGAGACCACCGAGGCGAAGGTGCGCGGCTACGGGCCGGGGCGGTTCTCGTTCAACGTCAAGGGTGGCCGGTGCGAGTCCTGCTCCGGCGACGGCACCATCAAGATCGAGATGAACTTCCTGCCGGACGTCTACGTGCCGTGCGAGGTCTGCAAGGGCGACCGGTACAACCGGGAGACCCTCGAGGTGCACTACAAGGGCCGCACCATCGCCGAGATCCTGCAGATGCCGATCGAGGAGGCCGCAGAGTTCTTCGAGGCCATCCCGGCGATCCACCGACACCTGAAGACCCTGGTCGACGTCGGGCTGGGCTACGTGCGACTCGGCCAGCCGGCGCCGACGCTGTCCGGCGGTGAGGCCCAGCGGGTCAAGCTCGCCTCCGAGCTGCAGAAGCGGTCGACCGGGCGGACGGTCTACGTCCTCGACGAGCCGACCACCGGGCTGCACTTCGAGGACATCCGCAAGCTGCTGACGGTGCTGGCCGGCCTGGTCGACAAGGGCAACACCGTGGTCGTCATCGAGCACAACCTCGATGTGATCAAGACCGCGGACTGGCTGATCGACATGGGGCCGGAGGGCGGGCACCGGGGCGGCACCGTGGTGGCCACCGGCCGGCCGGAGGAAGTCGCCGAGGTGGCGGAGAGTCACACCGGGGCGTTCCTGCGCCCGGTCCTCGGGCTCACCGGTGCCGCCGGCGGGTCGGCCGTCGCCGCCGCCCGCGCCGCCAAGGCCAACGGTGCGACCGGTCGCGCGGCCGGCACGTCGACCAGGGCGAAGCGTGGCGCCGGGGCGCGGCGTGCGGTCGAAGCGGGTGTACAGCATTGACACAGCGTCCGTACAGCGGTGTCGACGTCTTTTCCTGAATCATGGCCCTACCGTCATATCGGGATGAACCGTTCGTGACGCGTCACCGTGTCTACTGGCGTGGCCGCGGACGACCAGCCGTGGCAACCAATGAGGAGGGCTATCCGCATGACTGAGCACCAGACGACGACCGCCGCCGCCCCGACCAGCCGTCGCGCGCTGCTGATCGGCGCCGGTGGGGTCGGCGCGACCGTCGCACTGGCCGCATGTGGCACCGGCGACGACGACACCCTGGGTAACGGCGCCACCAACGCTCCGGCCGGCGGCGACTCCACCAGCGGCACGGAGACCGGCGGTACGGAGACCGGCGGCACGGACACCGGTTCCGGCGGCGCGGGCCTGAGCACCAGCGAGGTCCCGGTCGGTGGCGGCGTGATCCTGGCCGATCAGGGCGCCGTGGTGACCCAGCCCGCCGAGGGCGAGTTCAAGGCGTTCAGCAACATCTGCACCCACCAGGGCTGCCCGGTGGCCAACCTCGACGGCGGCACCATCAACTGCACCTGCCACTTCAGCAGCTTCTCCATCGAGGACGGATCCGTCGTCTCCGGCCCGGCCCCCTCTCCGCTGGAGGAGAAGACGGTCACCGTCGACGGCGACAGCCTCACCGTGGCCTGACGCACCCGCCCGCGCGGCGACCACCGGGGCAGGCCCGGGTGGTCGCCGCGACCAACCCAGACGGCCCACGGTCGCCCGGTGCGTGCGGCACCGGGCGGTCGTGGGCGCTCCGTACTGTCACAGGTCTGGACTACCCTTCACGGCGATGCCAGATCCGTCCAGCTACCGTCCCGCCCCGGGCACGATCCCGGACGCCCCCGGGGTCTACCGGTTCCGCGACCCGACCGGCCGGGTGATCTACGTCGGCAAGGCCAAGAGCCTGCGCAGCCGGCTCAACTCCTACTTCGGCGACCTGTGGCAGCTGCATCAGCGCACTCAGCAGATGGTCACCACCG harbors:
- the uvrA gene encoding excinuclease ABC subunit UvrA; translation: MADRLIIRGAREHNLRDVSLDLPRDALIVFTGLSGSGKSSLAFDTIFAEGQRRYVESLSSYARQFLGQMDKPDVDFIEGLSPAVSIDQKSTSRNPRSTVGTITEVYDYLRLLFARVGEPHCPVCGERISRQTPQQIVDRVLAMPEGTRFMVLAPVVRGRKGEYVDLFADLQAKGYARARVDGVVHPLTEPPKLKKQEKHTIEVVVDRLTVKPGARRRLTDSVESALGLAGGIVLLDFVDLAEGDPGRERRYSEHLACPNDHPLAIEDLEPRVFSFNAPYGACPECVGLGTKKEVDAELVVPDEERTLRDGAIAPWAGGQTQEYFARLLAALGEAEHFDLDTPWRKLPSRVQKTILYGSEDQVHVRYRNKYGRERSYYTGFEGVVQWIERRHTDTESEWSRDKYEGYMRDVPCGSCGGARLKPEVLAVTVAGRNIAEVTALSVGDCADLLAGLTLTDRQKLIAERVLKEINARLRFLVDVGLDYLSLDRAAGTLSGGEAQRIRLATQIGSGLVGVLYVLDEPSIGLHQRDNHRLIETLVRLRGLGNTLIVVEHDEDTIRTADWIVDIGPGAGEHGGRIVHSGPVDELLTSDESLTGAYLSGRRAIPVPASRRPVTAGRELVVHGAREHNLRNLTVPFPLGQLIAVTGVSGSGKSTLVNDILYTVLANQINNARLVPGRHTRISGLEHVDKVVGVDQSPIGRTPRSNPATYTGVFDHIRRLFAETTEAKVRGYGPGRFSFNVKGGRCESCSGDGTIKIEMNFLPDVYVPCEVCKGDRYNRETLEVHYKGRTIAEILQMPIEEAAEFFEAIPAIHRHLKTLVDVGLGYVRLGQPAPTLSGGEAQRVKLASELQKRSTGRTVYVLDEPTTGLHFEDIRKLLTVLAGLVDKGNTVVVIEHNLDVIKTADWLIDMGPEGGHRGGTVVATGRPEEVAEVAESHTGAFLRPVLGLTGAAGGSAVAAARAAKANGATGRAAGTSTRAKRGAGARRAVEAGVQH
- a CDS encoding Rieske 2Fe-2S domain-containing protein, with product MTEHQTTTAAAPTSRRALLIGAGGVGATVALAACGTGDDDTLGNGATNAPAGGDSTSGTETGGTETGGTDTGSGGAGLSTSEVPVGGGVILADQGAVVTQPAEGEFKAFSNICTHQGCPVANLDGGTINCTCHFSSFSIEDGSVVSGPAPSPLEEKTVTVDGDSLTVA